One Qipengyuania gaetbuli genomic region harbors:
- a CDS encoding ATP-binding protein: MSELIHVDATPQKRLFLSIIADYDIKTAICELVDNAIDHWIDGGRRNILKIGVRVNLDRQTIVISDNAGGVSKDDLQLLVAPGASREKIQEGLIGNFGVGGKRAGIALGELVEIKTRHKQGKTFEFELSDKWLSQNDWNVDVYESENIAANTTTVRISKMRQGFDADGVKSLRKHLAETYGKFISDKCRLEFNGEHVEAVAFDQWAFPPDYSPVQHTGEIGPFGVDAKKVKVKITGGLTFDRDPSDRNYGVYFYCNERLVLSHEKSHHVGFMQKFAGVPHPDASLCRVIVELTGMPTQMPWNSSKSGINWSHPAYLEIREEIFALATRYSTISRRLKGDREGEVYAYKSGNLSTKKLKPGLTGKEIVALPVPRGRQKNYPERILDQNEALFRKKPWVRGLIEAVGLAEIIFRRRYQTKNRVALIVLDSTLEISLKEYLVHQKKKYFSDSQIADLFKSRDKVLKEIEALTKVPKRDLDLARHYANLRNKLIHERATVNILDEDIITYKAVTDRIVERLFGADLD; this comes from the coding sequence ATGTCAGAGCTTATCCATGTCGACGCAACACCGCAGAAGCGCCTTTTTCTATCCATCATTGCTGACTATGACATCAAGACAGCTATCTGCGAATTGGTAGACAACGCGATCGACCATTGGATCGATGGCGGACGTAGGAACATTCTCAAAATAGGCGTCCGCGTCAATTTAGACCGACAAACGATTGTTATCAGCGACAATGCAGGGGGTGTAAGCAAGGACGATTTGCAGCTCCTTGTCGCCCCCGGGGCAAGTCGAGAGAAGATCCAAGAAGGCCTCATTGGAAATTTCGGGGTCGGTGGGAAGCGTGCCGGAATTGCGCTTGGCGAACTCGTAGAGATTAAAACGAGGCATAAACAGGGCAAGACTTTCGAATTCGAACTGTCCGATAAATGGCTTAGTCAAAATGACTGGAATGTTGATGTTTATGAATCAGAAAACATTGCAGCCAATACTACAACTGTTCGTATTTCTAAGATGAGGCAAGGATTTGATGCCGATGGCGTAAAAAGTCTTCGCAAGCATCTTGCTGAAACATACGGGAAGTTCATTTCTGACAAGTGCCGCCTGGAATTCAATGGCGAACATGTAGAGGCCGTTGCGTTCGACCAATGGGCATTTCCACCTGATTATTCACCAGTTCAGCACACTGGCGAGATCGGACCTTTCGGCGTCGATGCCAAAAAGGTGAAAGTGAAAATCACAGGTGGTTTAACTTTTGACCGCGACCCCTCCGATCGAAACTATGGCGTATACTTCTACTGCAACGAGCGCTTGGTCCTCTCGCATGAGAAGAGTCACCATGTGGGTTTCATGCAGAAATTCGCTGGCGTCCCGCACCCAGATGCATCCCTTTGTCGTGTCATCGTTGAGCTGACAGGGATGCCAACGCAGATGCCATGGAATTCAAGCAAAAGCGGCATTAATTGGAGCCACCCGGCCTACTTAGAAATTCGAGAAGAGATATTTGCTCTCGCTACACGCTATTCGACGATATCTCGAAGGCTTAAGGGTGATCGCGAAGGTGAGGTTTACGCGTATAAGAGCGGAAACCTCTCAACCAAAAAACTCAAGCCAGGTTTGACCGGCAAAGAAATTGTAGCCCTACCTGTTCCACGGGGAAGGCAAAAAAACTACCCGGAGAGAATCTTAGATCAGAACGAAGCACTCTTCCGGAAAAAGCCTTGGGTCAGAGGCCTTATTGAGGCCGTCGGCCTTGCAGAAATCATATTTAGGCGGAGGTATCAGACAAAGAATCGCGTGGCCCTTATTGTCTTAGACAGTACACTTGAAATATCTTTGAAAGAGTACCTCGTCCATCAGAAGAAGAAGTATTTTTCTGACAGCCAGATCGCCGATCTCTTTAAAAGTAGAGACAAAGTACTGAAGGAAATTGAAGCCCTCACGAAAGTACCGAAGCGCGACCTCGACCTCGCCCGTCATTACGCGAACTTGCGCAATAAATTAATTCATGAACGCGCAACAGTTAACATTCTCGATGAAGACATAATAACGTATAAAGCCGTGACAGATCGCATCGTGGAAAGGCTATTCGGAGCAGATCTGGACTAA
- a CDS encoding HWE histidine kinase domain-containing protein — protein sequence MEVDLTNCEREPIHQLGHVQSFGCLIALSPDWLVLHASANTEEHLGIAGQDMIGNPLRSYFGDAALHEIRTEIQTLSSPDAVGRCYDLQVRDGDERHFHVAVHRSDQSIIVELEPVLEPGRRKDALPQVRGMVERLKTSRDVTELCKNAARFMKALCGFDRVMVYRFAPDDSGEVIAEALAQGMEPFLGLRYPASDIPKQARALYKRSPIRIISDVDDRVSPILPETGTSGEPVDLSLSTLRAVSPIHLEYLRNMGVAASMSVSIMDGDRLWGLFACHHNTPRKLDYAARSACDLFGQMFGFLLTQVTSRSAFEESERARDSHNALMRKLAEGGSIVDDFDVIVEELRRLIEFDGAIGWVDGEFCQFGVTPTREETMALVRFLNTTQTSSVYATDCLQRAYPPAADFVERAAGLMALPVSRSPRDYVILFRREVARTVTWAGNPEKPVEVGPNGVRLTPRKSFEAWTDTVSGHSAEWTAAERQVAEAIRITLLEVVLRLSDAANADRKRAQEKQELLVAELNHRVRNILNLIRGLVDQGKSDSSTVSEFTQVVGDRIHALARAHDLITSATWEAASLAGMIETEVAAYLGDKQHRVHLPDTDAIIHPDALSTLALVFHELTTNSAKYGALSDSSGSIEIGLEKQPDGGAVITWKERGGPVVRPPMRRGFGSTVIERSIPFELGGKADISFPLKGVEAEFYIPDRHVKGFESRAAKPAPAPSSTAARPSASFGGTALLVEDNLIIAMDSEHFLMELGAQKVLTASTVRQALEFVAEGAPDYAVLDVNLGTETSIEVAQELAARGIPFAFATGYGEASGLLEQFADAPVLTKPYDKRALEGVLARILG from the coding sequence ATGGAGGTCGACCTTACAAATTGCGAGCGTGAGCCGATCCACCAGCTCGGCCATGTGCAGAGCTTCGGCTGCCTCATCGCCCTGTCGCCCGACTGGCTAGTCCTGCATGCTTCGGCCAATACGGAAGAGCATCTGGGCATCGCCGGACAGGACATGATTGGCAATCCGCTGCGCAGTTATTTCGGCGACGCGGCGCTCCACGAAATCAGGACCGAGATTCAGACGCTCTCTTCGCCCGATGCGGTCGGCAGGTGTTACGATTTGCAGGTCCGCGACGGGGACGAGCGGCATTTCCATGTCGCCGTGCACCGGTCGGATCAATCGATCATCGTCGAGTTGGAACCGGTGCTGGAACCGGGCCGGCGCAAGGACGCATTGCCGCAGGTTCGCGGCATGGTGGAACGACTGAAGACCAGCCGCGACGTCACCGAACTCTGCAAGAATGCCGCGCGCTTCATGAAGGCGCTATGCGGCTTCGACCGGGTAATGGTCTATCGCTTCGCCCCCGACGATTCCGGCGAGGTGATCGCCGAGGCGCTCGCCCAAGGCATGGAGCCGTTTCTCGGCCTTCGCTATCCCGCCTCCGACATTCCGAAGCAGGCCCGCGCCCTGTACAAGCGTTCACCCATTCGCATCATCAGCGATGTCGACGACAGGGTCTCCCCGATCCTGCCCGAAACGGGCACCTCCGGTGAGCCGGTGGACCTGTCGCTGAGCACGTTGCGAGCCGTATCGCCCATCCACCTCGAATATTTGCGCAACATGGGTGTGGCAGCATCGATGTCGGTCAGCATCATGGACGGTGACCGGCTGTGGGGCCTGTTCGCCTGCCATCACAACACCCCGCGCAAGCTCGACTATGCGGCGCGTTCGGCCTGCGACCTCTTCGGCCAGATGTTCGGTTTCCTGCTGACGCAGGTGACCTCCCGCAGCGCGTTCGAGGAATCGGAAAGAGCGCGGGATTCGCACAATGCGCTGATGCGCAAACTGGCCGAGGGCGGGTCTATCGTCGACGACTTCGACGTCATCGTGGAGGAACTCCGCCGGCTGATCGAATTCGATGGCGCGATCGGCTGGGTCGACGGGGAATTCTGCCAGTTCGGCGTAACGCCCACGCGCGAGGAAACCATGGCGCTGGTGCGCTTCCTCAACACGACGCAGACCAGCAGCGTTTACGCGACCGACTGCCTCCAGCGCGCCTATCCCCCCGCCGCCGATTTCGTCGAGCGGGCAGCCGGGCTGATGGCCCTGCCTGTCTCGCGCAGCCCCCGCGACTACGTTATCCTGTTCCGCCGGGAAGTCGCCCGCACGGTCACCTGGGCGGGCAATCCCGAAAAGCCGGTCGAGGTCGGCCCCAACGGCGTGCGCCTGACCCCGCGCAAGAGTTTCGAGGCGTGGACCGACACCGTCTCGGGCCACAGCGCCGAATGGACCGCCGCCGAACGGCAGGTGGCGGAGGCAATCCGCATCACCTTGCTCGAAGTCGTGCTGCGCCTGTCGGACGCCGCCAATGCGGACCGCAAGCGGGCGCAGGAGAAGCAGGAACTGCTCGTCGCGGAACTGAATCACCGCGTGCGCAATATCCTCAACCTCATCCGCGGGCTGGTCGACCAGGGCAAGTCGGACTCCTCGACCGTATCGGAATTCACCCAGGTCGTCGGCGACCGCATCCACGCCCTCGCCCGCGCGCACGACCTCATCACCAGCGCGACATGGGAAGCGGCCTCGCTCGCCGGCATGATCGAGACAGAGGTCGCCGCCTATCTCGGCGACAAGCAGCACCGCGTCCACCTGCCCGATACCGATGCGATCATCCATCCCGACGCGCTTTCGACGCTCGCGCTGGTGTTCCACGAACTGACCACCAATTCCGCCAAATACGGCGCGCTCAGCGATTCCAGCGGCTCGATCGAGATCGGGCTGGAGAAGCAGCCGGACGGCGGCGCCGTGATCACCTGGAAGGAACGCGGCGGGCCGGTGGTGAGGCCGCCCATGCGCCGCGGCTTCGGCTCGACCGTGATCGAACGCTCGATCCCCTTCGAGCTGGGCGGCAAGGCCGACATCTCCTTCCCGCTGAAGGGCGTGGAGGCGGAATTCTACATCCCCGACCGCCATGTGAAAGGCTTCGAAAGCCGCGCGGCCAAGCCCGCCCCTGCCCCCTCGAGCACGGCCGCAAGGCCCTCCGCCAGCTTCGGCGGGACGGCGCTGCTGGTGGAAGACAACCTCATCATCGCGATGGATAGTGAACATTTCCTCATGGAACTGGGCGCGCAGAAGGTGCTCACCGCCTCCACCGTCCGGCAGGCGCTGGAATTCGTGGCGGAAGGAGCGCCCGATTACGCGGTGCTCGACGTCAATCTGGGCACGGAAACCAGCATCGAAGTGGCGCAGGAACTCGCCGCGCGCGGCATCCCCTTCGCCTTTGCGACCGGCTATGGCGAGGCATCGGGCCTGCTGGAACAATTCGCCGACGCCCCCGTCCTGACCAAGCCCTATGACAAGCGCGCCCTCGAAGGCGTGCTCGCCCGCATCCTCGGCTAG
- a CDS encoding glutamate-5-semialdehyde dehydrogenase, with product MTDQALDPQIHIHELGQRARKAARGLVSASTDAKNAALRQAAKALRNASAELIEANDRDVASVAGKKPDSFIDRLRLDEERIEGMAKALEEIAELPDPVGRSLATFERPNGLKIERVAVPIGVIGMIYESRPNVGADASALCLKSGNAVILRGGSESRQSTRVIVDCMQAGLEAAGLPRDAVQTVQTTDRAAVAALLKADKFVDLVIPRGGRGLVELVRDQASVPTLLHLDGNCHSYIHEAADVAKAVDVIRNAKLRRTGVCGATESIVIDRSIAGKAVPAVADAMAADCELRGDAEAVAIDARIAAADEQDWDTEYLGPIASVKIVDGLDEAIAWVEDHSSHHTDAILTEDDEAARRFLLGVDSAVVMHNASTQFSDGGEFGMGAEIGIATGKMHARGPVGLEQLCSFKYLVHGTGQTRP from the coding sequence ATGACCGACCAGGCACTCGACCCCCAGATCCATATTCATGAGCTAGGCCAGCGCGCCCGCAAGGCTGCACGCGGTCTCGTATCCGCCAGCACCGATGCCAAGAACGCGGCCCTGCGCCAGGCCGCCAAGGCCCTCCGCAACGCGAGTGCCGAACTGATCGAAGCGAACGACCGCGACGTCGCCAGTGTCGCCGGCAAGAAACCCGACAGCTTCATCGACCGCCTGCGCCTCGACGAAGAGCGGATCGAGGGCATGGCAAAGGCGCTGGAGGAGATTGCCGAACTGCCCGATCCCGTCGGCCGCTCGCTCGCCACCTTCGAGAGGCCCAATGGCCTGAAAATCGAACGCGTAGCCGTCCCCATCGGGGTCATCGGCATGATTTACGAGAGCCGCCCGAATGTCGGCGCGGATGCATCGGCTCTGTGCCTCAAGAGCGGCAATGCCGTGATCCTGCGCGGCGGTAGCGAAAGCCGCCAATCCACGCGCGTGATCGTCGACTGCATGCAGGCCGGTCTCGAGGCTGCCGGATTACCGCGCGATGCGGTACAGACAGTGCAGACGACCGACCGTGCCGCAGTGGCCGCGCTATTGAAGGCCGACAAGTTCGTCGACCTCGTCATCCCGCGCGGCGGACGCGGCCTCGTCGAACTGGTGCGCGACCAGGCGAGCGTGCCCACGCTTCTCCACCTCGACGGCAATTGCCACAGCTACATCCATGAAGCCGCCGACGTCGCGAAGGCAGTGGACGTCATCCGCAACGCAAAGCTGCGCCGCACAGGCGTTTGCGGGGCGACCGAAAGCATCGTGATCGACCGCAGCATTGCGGGCAAGGCGGTCCCTGCCGTCGCCGACGCGATGGCAGCCGATTGCGAATTGCGCGGCGATGCGGAAGCCGTCGCCATCGACGCGCGCATCGCGGCCGCCGACGAGCAGGACTGGGACACCGAATACCTCGGCCCCATCGCCTCGGTGAAAATCGTGGACGGGCTCGATGAAGCAATCGCCTGGGTCGAAGACCATTCGAGCCATCATACCGACGCGATCCTGACCGAAGACGACGAGGCCGCTCGCCGCTTCCTGCTCGGCGTGGACAGCGCCGTCGTCATGCACAATGCCTCCACCCAGTTCTCCGACGGCGGCGAGTTCGGCATGGGCGCGGAAATCGGCATCGCTACCGGCAAGATGCACGCGCGCGGACCGGTCGGCCTGGAACAGCTGTGCAGCTTCAAATACCTGGTACACGGTACTGGCCAGACGCGGCCCTGA
- a CDS encoding pyrroline-5-carboxylate reductase family protein produces MVGCGKMGSALLGQWAKGRESITVVDPGQESVPGGARLLSDRAQIEGEGFDCIVVAVKPQMIDDIMPTYAANLAPGGYVLSIAAGYSAGRLSQAMNGAPVVRVMPNLPAAIGRGVSGIYPAEGATEAQIAHVQDFMARAGTTVTVASEDELDRVTAVAGSGPGYVFEIARAYALAAMEQGFTEQQAREMVLGTIGGAIAMASEPGALSLEELRNSVTSKGGTTAAGLAALNGDDGLTDRLRATLQAAYDRAVELR; encoded by the coding sequence ATGGTCGGATGCGGAAAGATGGGATCCGCTCTATTGGGTCAATGGGCCAAGGGTCGGGAATCGATCACCGTGGTCGATCCCGGCCAGGAAAGCGTGCCCGGCGGCGCGCGGCTCCTGTCCGACCGTGCGCAAATCGAAGGCGAAGGCTTCGATTGCATCGTCGTCGCGGTGAAGCCGCAGATGATCGACGATATCATGCCTACCTATGCCGCAAACCTCGCGCCGGGCGGCTATGTCCTGTCCATCGCGGCAGGCTATTCCGCCGGCCGCCTCTCGCAGGCCATGAACGGCGCGCCGGTCGTGCGTGTCATGCCGAACCTTCCCGCAGCCATCGGGCGAGGCGTCAGCGGCATTTACCCCGCCGAAGGCGCTACCGAGGCTCAGATTGCGCACGTGCAGGACTTCATGGCCCGTGCCGGAACGACCGTAACCGTCGCCAGCGAGGACGAGCTCGACCGCGTGACGGCAGTTGCAGGTTCGGGCCCCGGCTACGTCTTCGAAATCGCCCGCGCCTATGCGCTGGCCGCGATGGAACAGGGCTTCACCGAACAGCAGGCGCGCGAAATGGTGCTGGGCACCATCGGCGGTGCAATCGCCATGGCGAGCGAGCCGGGCGCGCTGTCGTTGGAGGAGTTGCGCAACTCCGTCACCAGCAAGGGCGGCACTACCGCCGCCGGCCTCGCCGCACTCAACGGCGACGATGGCCTAACCGATCGCCTGCGTGCTACATTGCAGGCGGCTTACGACAGGGCGGTCGAGCTGCGCTGA
- the proB gene encoding glutamate 5-kinase — translation MASRKTLVVKIGSALLANQDLLTPRYGFLQRLMEDIAALRADGWNVLVCSSGSVALGLRIIGETPQSAGVSDKQAAAACGMPLLLNAYKQVGHEFGFDIAQVLLTLGDFEDHRRFLNTRNTVHRLLEAGVMPIVNENDTITTEEIRVGDNDRLAAKVAQMVGASDFIILTGVDGLYDRNPDDPDARFVEEVEDVSQYMDATRGKSTLGTGGMATKLQAANMAQEAGVTTWIAQGEVDRPLSRVLSGEGRATRVVPNPEPLSGWDSWIANRLQMAGSIVVSERVADEVAQGGRPIRRADVVSADGDFTRGDVLHVYDSKGIERARGLSDFTSEELRVMINNPDTDAEQLLGYRTKGEIIRDNNLVALDTRHLLWDAPAALSEG, via the coding sequence ATGGCTTCACGCAAGACACTCGTCGTTAAAATCGGATCCGCGCTGCTGGCAAATCAGGATTTGCTTACCCCCCGTTACGGTTTCCTTCAGCGCCTGATGGAAGACATCGCCGCCTTGAGGGCGGACGGCTGGAACGTGCTGGTCTGCTCGTCCGGTTCGGTCGCCTTGGGGCTGCGCATTATCGGTGAAACGCCGCAAAGCGCGGGCGTGTCGGACAAGCAGGCGGCTGCGGCATGCGGAATGCCGCTGTTGCTCAACGCCTACAAGCAGGTCGGGCACGAATTCGGTTTCGACATCGCGCAGGTGCTGCTGACGCTGGGCGATTTCGAGGATCACCGGCGCTTCCTCAACACCCGCAACACCGTTCACCGCCTGCTCGAAGCGGGCGTCATGCCGATCGTGAACGAGAACGACACTATCACGACCGAGGAAATCCGCGTCGGCGACAACGACCGCCTTGCCGCCAAGGTTGCCCAGATGGTCGGGGCGAGCGACTTCATCATCTTGACCGGCGTCGATGGGCTGTATGATCGCAACCCTGACGATCCGGACGCGCGCTTCGTGGAAGAGGTCGAGGATGTGTCGCAGTACATGGACGCGACCAGGGGCAAGAGCACCCTTGGCACGGGCGGGATGGCCACCAAGCTGCAGGCGGCGAACATGGCGCAGGAAGCGGGCGTCACGACGTGGATCGCGCAGGGCGAGGTCGACCGGCCGCTGTCACGCGTGCTGTCGGGCGAGGGCAGGGCGACCAGGGTCGTGCCCAATCCCGAACCCCTGTCGGGCTGGGACAGCTGGATTGCCAACCGCCTGCAGATGGCAGGCAGTATCGTGGTTTCCGAACGAGTAGCCGATGAAGTGGCGCAGGGCGGCCGCCCGATCCGCCGGGCGGACGTGGTATCCGCCGACGGCGATTTTACTCGCGGCGACGTGCTGCATGTCTACGACAGCAAGGGCATAGAGCGCGCGCGCGGCCTGTCCGATTTCACCTCGGAAGAACTACGCGTGATGATCAACAACCCCGATACCGATGCCGAACAGCTGCTCGGCTATCGCACCAAGGGCGAGATCATTCGCGACAACAACCTCGTCGCGCTCGACACGCGCCACCTCCTGTGGGACGCGCCCGCAGCGCTGAGCGAAGGCTAG
- a CDS encoding Flp family type IVb pilin, whose product MQFFKRLGQDRSGATAIEYGLIAALIAVASITALQSLGGEVSTTFNTADSAMASANAAV is encoded by the coding sequence ATGCAGTTCTTCAAACGCCTGGGCCAGGATCGCAGCGGTGCGACGGCCATCGAATACGGCCTGATCGCCGCGCTTATCGCGGTCGCGTCGATCACCGCTCTCCAGTCGCTGGGCGGCGAGGTCTCGACGACCTTCAACACCGCAGACAGCGCCATGGCGAGCGCGAACGCAGCCGTCTGA
- a CDS encoding outer membrane protein assembly factor BamD, with the protein MTTHSRIARKLALGALIGATLVTAGCASRGGDGPKDTAYVARDVETLYAEAKGRLDRNQPQLAAALFDEVERQHPYSPWARRAQLMSAFSYYVARDYNKSVASAQRFLSIHPGNKDAPYAYYLIALSYYEQISDIQRDQKVTEQALTALRELDRRFPQTEYAADARLKIDLVRDHLAGKEMEIGRYYERSGKWIAAQIRFQNVVENYQTTSHAPEALYRLTETSLALGIPQEAVKYAAVLGANYPGSEWYDKAYELVQDHAAGVTAS; encoded by the coding sequence ATGACGACCCATTCGCGTATCGCTCGCAAGCTCGCCCTCGGTGCCCTGATCGGTGCCACGCTCGTAACTGCCGGCTGCGCCAGCCGCGGCGGGGATGGGCCGAAGGATACCGCATACGTCGCTCGCGATGTCGAAACGCTCTATGCCGAAGCCAAGGGCCGGCTCGACCGCAACCAGCCGCAGCTTGCCGCCGCGCTGTTCGACGAGGTGGAGCGTCAGCACCCCTATTCGCCCTGGGCCCGCCGCGCACAGCTGATGAGCGCATTCAGCTATTACGTCGCGCGCGATTACAACAAGTCGGTCGCCTCGGCGCAGCGTTTCCTGTCGATCCACCCGGGTAACAAGGACGCGCCTTACGCCTATTACCTGATCGCGCTCAGCTATTACGAGCAGATCAGCGACATCCAGCGCGACCAGAAGGTTACCGAGCAGGCGCTCACGGCGCTGCGCGAACTGGACCGCCGTTTCCCGCAGACCGAGTATGCTGCCGATGCGCGTCTCAAGATCGACCTCGTGCGCGATCACCTGGCAGGCAAGGAAATGGAAATCGGCCGCTATTACGAACGTTCGGGCAAGTGGATCGCCGCGCAGATCCGCTTCCAGAACGTGGTCGAGAATTACCAGACCACCAGCCACGCGCCCGAAGCGCTTTACCGTCTCACGGAAACCAGCCTCGCGCTCGGAATCCCGCAGGAAGCGGTGAAGTATGCCGCCGTCCTCGGTGCCAACTACCCGGGCAGCGAATGGTACGACAAGGCATACGAGCTGGTGCAGGACCACGCGGCCGGCGTCACCGCCA